DNA from Candidatus Woesearchaeota archaeon:
CGACGTCAAGAGCTTGTCGCGGATAATGACTTTTATCGACGGGAATTTGCCGCGCTTAACAATGCGCTGGAAATTGTAGAGCAGGTCGCCAATCAGCACTTTGATGTTGGCGCGGAACAAGTCAGCCATGAGGTCGCCGCTCAACTTGAGGCGTTTGTTCATGTAATGGTCCTTGTCATCCGGCGGGAGCTCTCCACGACTGACAGCGATATATTTGCGCAGGATTTTGCAGAGGTTGAATGATTTTGAAACGCGGTCTTTTGCCTCAAGGCCGAGGTGGGGAAGCAGGTATTTGTCGAGGAGTTCGCGCATGCGCTCAATTCTGATTTCGCGCGCCTGCATGATGCCGATGTGCTTTGCAAGCCAGTCAAGCGCGTCGTCTTGTGTTTTTGTTGCGACAAATTCATACAAGTTAACAATGATTTCGTCGTTCTGCGTGCCGGTGCTGATGGTTTTCATGATTTCATCATCGCGCAGCATGCCGAGCGCCTTGAGCACCATGATGATGGGTACACGCTTGACACGGGTGAAAGTGAGGTAAAACAATCCATTTTTCATGCGTTCGAACGTGTGTGGAATTTTGAATGAGCCGCGCTCGGAAAAAAGCCGGCCGACAAACGCGCTGACGCCAACGGTTTCTTTTTCGACGAGCAGTTTGTTGGCCGCGAGGTCTTCGACGGAGATCAGCACTTTTTCCGTGCCGTTGATAATGAAGTAGCCACCGGGATCGTCCGGGTCTTCGCCCTTTTCAATGAGCTCGTCCCGGTTAAGCCCTTTAAGGTGGCAGTATTTTGATTTCAGCA
Protein-coding regions in this window:
- a CDS encoding DNA-directed RNA polymerase subunit B'' translates to MRKYSHVLLTKYFQENSLIGSDIESFNNFLDFELQRIVEENKDIVPTIIPHNIDEFKIVLDKIWLEKPTITEADGSKKNIFPVESRLRKITYAAPCFIEVSAHVNGVRREMFTTQIASMPIMLKSKYCHLKGLNRDELIEKGEDPDDPGGYFIINGTEKVLISVEDLAANKLLVEKETVGVSAFVGRLFSERGSFKIPHTFERMKNGLFYLTFTRVKRVPIIMVLKALGMLRDDEIMKTISTGTQNDEIIVNLYEFVATKTQDDALDWLAKHIGIMQAREIRIERMRELLDKYLLPHLGLEAKDRVSKSFNLCKILRKYIAVSRGELPPDDKDHYMNKRLKLSGDLMADLFRANIKVLIGDLLYNFQRIVKRGKFPSIKVIIRDKLLTSRIYSSLATGSWVGSRKGISQRIQRLNFTETMSHLQRVVSPLSATQENFEARGLHPTHLGRLCPVETPEGTNIGLRKNLAMLAQVTTEEPEAPILKSLKECGLKFIK